In Pongo abelii isolate AG06213 chromosome X, NHGRI_mPonAbe1-v2.0_pri, whole genome shotgun sequence, one DNA window encodes the following:
- the LOC100453686 gene encoding cancer/testis antigen 55 — MLRLLRRALAFFHSTADPTEQQRPQQQGPQEQSPQQQGPQQQDPQQQDPQEQDPQEQGPQQQDPQQQDPQEQGPQEQGPQQQGLPEGDTQLTTVLGVVTSFCGDYGVIDESIYFSSDVVTGNMPLKVGQKVNVVVEEDKILYGLRAIKVRCA, encoded by the exons ATGCTCAGGCTTCTGAGACGTGCTTTGGCCTTCTTCCATAGTACAGCCGACCCCACAGAGCAGCAGCGCCCACAGCAGCAGGGCCCACAGGAGCAGAGCCCACAGCAGCAGGGCCCACAGCAGCAGGACCCACAGCAGCAGGACCCACAGGAGCAGGACCCACAGGAGCAGGGCCCACAGCAGCAGGACCCACAGCAGCAGGACCCACAGGAGCAGGGCCCACAGGAGCAGGGCCCACAGCAGCAGGGGCTCCCAGAAG GTGACACCCAGTTGACAACTGTGCTGGGAGTTGTCACAAGTTTCTGTGGTGATTATGGCGTGATTGATGAGTCGATCTATTTCAGTAGCGATGTTGTGACTGGCAACATGCCTCTAAAAGTTGGACAAAAAGTTAATGTGGTTGTGGAAGAAGACAAAATACTTTATGGATTGAGAGCAATCAAGGTGAGATGTGCATGA